In Paludibaculum fermentans, the genomic stretch CTGCCGCGTGGAGCATCTCGGAAGCCGGCCTGCTCAGGGATGGCCGGGCCGTGAAGATCTCCAGGGATTGGTTCCTGCGCTCGTGGCCGGAACAGGGCGACGCCTGGCTGGCGGTGGATGGAAACCGGGCCTCCCGCTGGCAGTCGTGGTCAAGATCGAAAGCGGGCATGACCTGGGAACTGCGGTTCGACCGGCCCGTGCCGTTGGACGGGATGTGGGCCATGATGGCCAACGTGGATTCAAACCGAGTGGTGGCGATGTACGTTCAGCGCATGGACCGGCAGTGGAAAAAGGTGTCGGACCGGGCAGTGATGCAGGCTCCGGCGAATCGGATGTACCGGCGCTCGGCTATCCTGTTCGCAAAGAACTCGGGCTACCGCTGGATTGCGGTCAGAATCGGACCCGGCGGCCGCGGGAGTGTGGGCGAGTCGTTTCTGGCTTCGCCCGACGTGTGGGGCGTCGAACTGGTCGATCGGGTGGAAAGCATCGGCCTCTTTCGTATCCGGTAGCGAAGCGGCTACACGCGGTCGAGTTTCAACGCGACGTCGTCGGCGATCTGCTTGCCGTGAAAGCGCCCGTTCTCGATGAAGATCTCGTTGGTGTGCATGCCCGCCACCAGCACACCCGCCAGGTAAACCCCGGCCCGCTCGCTCTCCAAGGTCTCGGGATTCAGATTCGGCCGCTGGCTCTCAGGGTCGAAGCGGATGCCGTGCCGCGCCAGGAAATCGGTGTCCGGGCGGTAGCCGGTCATCGCAAAGACAAAATCGTTCTTCAGGCGGACCGGCCCCTCGGGTGTCATCAGATTAACCGCATCCGGTTCGATGCTCGCCACCGAGGAATCGAAGTAGGCCTTCACTTCGCCGGCCTTGATGCGGTTCTCGATGTTGGGTTTGATCCAGTACTTGATGTTGCCGTGCAGCTCAGGATGGCGATGGACCATCGTGACGCGGGCGCCGGTCCAGAATAGCTCCAGCGCGGCAATCGCGGCCGAGTTCTTGCCGCCCACCACCAGCACATCGTGCGCGTAATACGGATGCGCTTCCTTGTAGTAGTGGATCACCTTGGGCAGGTCCTCGCCGGGCACGTTCAGGTAGTTCGGCCGGTCGTAATAACCCGTGGCAAGGATCACTTTGCGCGCCCGGTAGCTGAGCTTTCGGCCCTGCCGGTCTTCCGTATGGATCGAGAAATCGCCGTCTGACCCTTCAAAGCCAATGACACGCTCGTACTGGTGGATGTCGATGCCGTAATGGTCGGCCACGCGGCGGTAATACTTCAGAGCCTCGACGCGCACCGGCTTCTCCCCCACGCTGGTCATCGGGATGTTGCCGATCTCCAGCAGCTCCGGCGTGGTGAAGAACATCATGTTCGTGGGGTAGTGGTAGAGCGAGTTGGTGAGGCAGCCCTTGTCGAACAGGACACACGACAATCCCCGCCGCTTCAGCTCGATCCCACAGGCGAGGCCGGTTGGCCCCGCACCCACTACGATGGTGTCCAGCACCTAGAGCATGCCCTCGACACTGGCGCTGGCCGCCGCAAGCGCAGCCGGCAGGGCCGCCGCATCCTTGCCGCCGGCTTCCGCCATGTCCGGACGTCCGCCGCCCTTACCGCCCACCGCCTGGGCAATCGAGCCGGCCAGTTTGCCGGCATGCACCTTGGCCGTCAGGTCCTTTGTGACCGCCGTGACAATCGCCACGTTGCCTTCTTCCCCCGAAGCCAGCAGGATCACCGCCGACTTCCAGCGGTTGCGGAAGTCGTCTGCGAGATTGCGCATCTGGGCGCGATCCATGCCCTCGGCCACGGCCGAGAGGATCTTCACCCCCTTGACCTCGCGAACCTGCGATTCCAGCCCGGCGGCGGCCGCATGGGCCACCTTCTCCTTCAGCGTTTCGATCTGCCGCTCCAGCGTCTTCTGCTGTGCCAGCAGGCGGTCGATCTGGTCGAGGAACTCCGACTCGGAAGTGCGCAAGGCCGAGGTCGCCTTGTGCAGCGTATCGGTCGTCTCCTGGAAGCGCTTCAGCGCGGACGCGCCGGTCACCGCCTCAATGCGGCGCACACCGGCCGAGATGGAGCCTTCGTAGACCACCTTCAGCAGCCCGATCTCACCGGTGCGATGGACGTGCGTACCGCCGCAGAGTTCGCGGCTGAAGCCCGGCACCGAGACGACGCGAACCTTCTCGCCGTACTTTTCACCGAACAAAGCCATCGCGCCGGTGTCGATAGCCTTGTCGAGTTCCATGACATCCGTGGTAACAGGCACGTCGAGCAGGATCTGCTCGTTGGCCAACCGCTCCACCTCGGCCACTTCCTGGGCGTCCACGGCCGTGTAGTGCGAGAAGTCGAAGCGCAGCCGGCCGGGTTCCACCACGCTGCCGGCCTGTTTCACGTGCTTGCCCAGCACCTGCCGCAGGGCAGCATGCGCCAGGTGCGTCGCCGTGTGATTGCGCATGGTGGCGAAGCGGCCGGTATCATTCACGCGGGCCGCGACAAGTTGATCGGTCTTCAGCTCCCCCAGGCTCCGCGCCTTGTGCACGGTGAGCCCGGGCACAGCCGGATAGGTGCGCGTGACGTACGCCAACGGTTCGCCGGTCTCAGGGCTCACCAGGATGCCCGTGTCGCCCACCTGGCCGCCGGATTCGGCGTAGAAAGGCGTGCGGTCGAGCACGATTTCACATTCGGTCTCGGGGCCGACGCTGTCGACGCGCTGCTGGTCGACCAGGATCGCCAGCACCTGGGAAGCGCCGTGCTCCAGGGTCTCGTAGCCCAGGAACTGGGTGCGGCCGCCGCCCAGCAATTCCTGGTAGATGGGCGCAATCTGAGCCTTCTCGGCGCCCTTCCAACTGGCGCGGGCCCGTTCGCGCTGCTTCTGCATCGCGTCTTCGTAACCGGCGACATCGATGGAGAGGCCAAGTTCGCGGGCCATCTCCTCCTGTTCGTCGAGGGCCATGCCGTAGGTATCGTAGAGCTTGAAGGCGGCCGGACCGGGCAGCACTCCACCGGCGGCCGACCTGGCTTCGTCGTGGAACACCTTCTCGGCGACCTGGAACGTGGTGGCGTAGCGGTGCTCTTCGTCCTTCACGACGCGGGCCACGCGCTGCACGCTCTCCAGCATGTCCGGATAGGGGCCCTTCATGAAGTCGGCCACAAACCCCGTCAGCTTATACAGGAACGGATCACCGGAGCCGATCATGCGGGCATTGCGCATCGCGCGGCGCATGATCTTCCGCAGAACGTAGCCGCGGCCTTCGTTCGACGGCAGCACGCCGTCGTTGATCAGGAAAGCGGTGGCGCGGGCATGGTCGGCGCAGATGCGCAGGACCGTGTCCGTGCGGGTGTCCTCACCGACGCTCTTGCCCAGCAGATTGCCGGCCTCTTCGACGATGGAGTACAGCAGGTCGCACTCGAAGTTCGAGAGCTTGCCCTGCATAATGGCGGCCACGCGCTCCAGGCCCATGCCGGTGTCGATGGAGGGCCGGGGCAGCGGAGTGAACTTGCCGCTGAGGTCGCGGTCGAACTGCATGAAGACGAGGTTCCAGATCTCGACGAAGCGCCCGCCGCCGTCGTCGGGGAACTTCTCGTGTTCACGGCCCGGGGCGGCGGTGTGCTCGCCCAGGTCAAAGTGGATCTCGGAGCACGGTCCGCACGGGCCGGTCTCGCCCATCTGCCAGAAGTTGTCCTTCTCGTCGAGGCGGAAGATGCGGTCCTTGGGGACCCCGGCGACCTTCTGCCAGAGCTCCTCGGCTTCGTCGTCTTCGCGGAACACGGTGACGTACAAGCGGTCCTTGGGCAGGCCGTAGCCGTTGGTCACCAGATCCCAGGCAAAGTCGATGGCGTCGGTCTTGAAGTAATCGCCGAAGCTAAAGTTGCCCATCATCTCGAAGAACGTGTGGTGGCGGCGGGTATAGCCGACGTTCTCCAGGTCGTTGTGCTTTCCGCCGGCACGGACGCACTTCTGGGCGGTGGTGGCGCGCGAGTAATCGCGCTGCTCCAGCCCGGTGAAGACGTCTTTGAACTGATTCATGCCTGCGTTGGTAAACAGCAACGTAGGATCGTTGCCGGGCACCAGCGAAGAACTGCGCACGACGCGGTGGTTGCGGGCGGCGAAGAAATCAAGGAACTTCTGGCGAATCTCGTGACCTGTCACAACATTATTGTGACACAGCGACCCGCGCGGGCTGACCAGTGGAGGGTGGATTGCGGAGAGGAAAAGGGCCCGCGCCACGGGGACACGGGCCTTTGACGGTATGTACTAATTCGTCCAGCTAATTGGCGGTCTCGAGCACGATGACCGAATCCACCGCGTCGGGCGCCTCGGCCGGCAGGGCGACGGACAACTTCGTGCCATCCTGCGTGACTTTCAATGACTTGCCGCGCTTCGACAGCAGATAAGCCTTCTTCACCTTGCCGGAGAACTGGTCCATCTCAAACTGGCCCGCGGGCCACTTGAAGAGGTGGATGTAGAGTTTGCCGGGCTTCGTCGTGCAGCGCCAGTCGGTCTTGGCATTGATCACAGGCTTCCCTTCCCGGTCTTTCTTCACCGGATCGGGCGTGCCGAGCTCGGGTCCGAAGGGCGTCGGGCCGGCGCCATAGATGGATTCGCCGTTCACTTTCAGCCACTTGCCGACGCCGCGCAGATTGTCCTGGCTGGGCTGGGGGATGACGCCTTCGGCCGTGGGGCCAACGTTCAGCAGGTAGTTCCCGCCCTTGCTCACGATGTCGACCAGCTTGAAGGTGAGGTCCGGAGTCGTCTTCCAGTCGTTGTCGTCTTTCTTGAAGCCCCAGGTGTGGTTCAGGGTCGCTGGGACTTCCCAATCCTCCTTGACGACAGTGCCCGGAATCACATTGTCGCCCATGGAGCGGTAGTCGCCGGAAGCGCCCAAACGGCCGTCGATCAGACAGGCGGGCTGCATCTGGTGGATGGCGTCGATGAAGGGCTGCGAGCGCTCCTTGGTCATCATGCGGGGCGTATCGAACCACACCAGGCACATCGGCCCGTAGTTGGACATCAGCTCCTTGAGTTGCGGCAGGGCCTTGTCGCGCAGGTACTGGTCGAAGTCCTTCTGGGGATCGGGGCCGAAGTCCCAACTATTCCCTGCGCCGTTCTTTTCGTGCCAGTCCTGCGCCTGGGAATAGTAGACCCCGAACTTCAGGCCGTGCTTGGCGCAGGCCAGCGCGAGTTCCTTGACCACATCGCGTTTGAACGGGGTGGCGTCGACCACGTTGTACTTGCTCACGGCCGACTGGTACATCGCAAAGCCGTCGTGGTGTTTGCTGGTGATGACGACATACTTCATGCCGGCATCCTTGGCCATCTTCACCCACTCCTCGGCATTGAACTTGACGGGGTTGAACTGGGTAGCGAGCTGTTCATACTCGCCCACCGGGATCTTGGCGCGATTCATGATCCATTCGCCGATGCCTGGAACGGGCTTACCCTTCCATTCTCCGGCGGGGATCGCGTAGAGGCCCCAATGGATGAAGAGGCCGAACTTGGCCTCGCGGAACCACTGCATCTTCGCGTCCTGGGACGCGGGAGCCGGCAGCGCGGGCGGCAATTTCTGGGCGGCGCACGTGGCGGCGAGGACCAGGCAGGCAGTAAGAGTACGTGTCAAATAGGGAATCCGGGGTTTCAACGGAGACTCCTTCCTTTCGATGCGTTAGCGTTAACATATCAGAAAAGAAGAAGGCCGTCATGCGCATTTTTTACGCAGGACGGCCCCACAATCCGGACCCGTTAGAACTTGTACGCCGGCGGCTTGATCCCCTTCACACGCAGGTAAACCTCGGCCTGCCCGCGATGGTGTGCCGTGTGCG encodes the following:
- a CDS encoding YpdA family putative bacillithiol disulfide reductase, with the translated sequence MLDTIVVGAGPTGLACGIELKRRGLSCVLFDKGCLTNSLYHYPTNMMFFTTPELLEIGNIPMTSVGEKPVRVEALKYYRRVADHYGIDIHQYERVIGFEGSDGDFSIHTEDRQGRKLSYRARKVILATGYYDRPNYLNVPGEDLPKVIHYYKEAHPYYAHDVLVVGGKNSAAIAALELFWTGARVTMVHRHPELHGNIKYWIKPNIENRIKAGEVKAYFDSSVASIEPDAVNLMTPEGPVRLKNDFVFAMTGYRPDTDFLARHGIRFDPESQRPNLNPETLESERAGVYLAGVLVAGMHTNEIFIENGRFHGKQIADDVALKLDRV
- a CDS encoding alpha-L-fucosidase, with amino-acid sequence MTRTLTACLVLAATCAAQKLPPALPAPASQDAKMQWFREAKFGLFIHWGLYAIPAGEWKGKPVPGIGEWIMNRAKIPVGEYEQLATQFNPVKFNAEEWVKMAKDAGMKYVVITSKHHDGFAMYQSAVSKYNVVDATPFKRDVVKELALACAKHGLKFGVYYSQAQDWHEKNGAGNSWDFGPDPQKDFDQYLRDKALPQLKELMSNYGPMCLVWFDTPRMMTKERSQPFIDAIHQMQPACLIDGRLGASGDYRSMGDNVIPGTVVKEDWEVPATLNHTWGFKKDDNDWKTTPDLTFKLVDIVSKGGNYLLNVGPTAEGVIPQPSQDNLRGVGKWLKVNGESIYGAGPTPFGPELGTPDPVKKDREGKPVINAKTDWRCTTKPGKLYIHLFKWPAGQFEMDQFSGKVKKAYLLSKRGKSLKVTQDGTKLSVALPAEAPDAVDSVIVLETAN
- the alaS gene encoding alanine--tRNA ligase, producing MTGHEIRQKFLDFFAARNHRVVRSSSLVPGNDPTLLFTNAGMNQFKDVFTGLEQRDYSRATTAQKCVRAGGKHNDLENVGYTRRHHTFFEMMGNFSFGDYFKTDAIDFAWDLVTNGYGLPKDRLYVTVFREDDEAEELWQKVAGVPKDRIFRLDEKDNFWQMGETGPCGPCSEIHFDLGEHTAAPGREHEKFPDDGGGRFVEIWNLVFMQFDRDLSGKFTPLPRPSIDTGMGLERVAAIMQGKLSNFECDLLYSIVEEAGNLLGKSVGEDTRTDTVLRICADHARATAFLINDGVLPSNEGRGYVLRKIMRRAMRNARMIGSGDPFLYKLTGFVADFMKGPYPDMLESVQRVARVVKDEEHRYATTFQVAEKVFHDEARSAAGGVLPGPAAFKLYDTYGMALDEQEEMARELGLSIDVAGYEDAMQKQRERARASWKGAEKAQIAPIYQELLGGGRTQFLGYETLEHGASQVLAILVDQQRVDSVGPETECEIVLDRTPFYAESGGQVGDTGILVSPETGEPLAYVTRTYPAVPGLTVHKARSLGELKTDQLVAARVNDTGRFATMRNHTATHLAHAALRQVLGKHVKQAGSVVEPGRLRFDFSHYTAVDAQEVAEVERLANEQILLDVPVTTDVMELDKAIDTGAMALFGEKYGEKVRVVSVPGFSRELCGGTHVHRTGEIGLLKVVYEGSISAGVRRIEAVTGASALKRFQETTDTLHKATSALRTSESEFLDQIDRLLAQQKTLERQIETLKEKVAHAAAAGLESQVREVKGVKILSAVAEGMDRAQMRNLADDFRNRWKSAVILLASGEEGNVAIVTAVTKDLTAKVHAGKLAGSIAQAVGGKGGGRPDMAEAGGKDAAALPAALAAASASVEGML